A stretch of Saccharothrix texasensis DNA encodes these proteins:
- a CDS encoding DUF3105 domain-containing protein has protein sequence MTSGKKTKAARSSVAAARSSVVAKKPKPWGTIIAVVAVLALAGTVFGYAYSQIADRNAKEQALAEWNPSEENKDPSDKIAGVTKREYAPGKHVDAPKRVAYDFSPPFGGPHDNQWADCNGVVYPTAVRTENMVHAMEHGSLWLAYNPDLVTGEALDKLKSRIDGQPFSMMSPYPGLDKPISLQTWGHQLKLDSADDERIDQFIQSLRRNQYTYPEVGSPCDNAAFVDNPAPFVAEAPGPDAESMGNEAESARNNPAAASSTAPSSGS, from the coding sequence ATGACCAGCGGCAAGAAGACGAAGGCCGCGCGCTCCAGCGTTGCGGCGGCGCGCTCCTCGGTGGTGGCCAAGAAGCCGAAGCCGTGGGGGACCATCATCGCGGTGGTGGCCGTGCTGGCCCTGGCCGGCACCGTGTTCGGTTACGCGTACAGCCAGATCGCGGACCGCAACGCGAAGGAGCAGGCCCTCGCCGAGTGGAATCCGTCCGAGGAGAACAAGGACCCCTCGGACAAGATCGCGGGCGTGACCAAGCGCGAGTACGCGCCGGGCAAGCACGTGGACGCGCCGAAGCGGGTCGCCTACGACTTCTCGCCGCCGTTCGGCGGGCCGCACGACAACCAGTGGGCGGACTGCAACGGCGTGGTCTACCCCACGGCCGTGCGCACCGAGAACATGGTCCACGCGATGGAGCACGGCTCGCTGTGGTTGGCCTACAACCCCGACCTGGTGACCGGCGAGGCCCTGGACAAGCTCAAGAGCCGGATCGACGGCCAGCCGTTCTCGATGATGTCGCCGTACCCCGGCCTGGACAAGCCGATCTCGCTGCAGACGTGGGGTCACCAGCTGAAGCTCGACAGCGCCGACGACGAGCGCATCGACCAGTTCATCCAGTCGCTGCGGCGCAACCAGTACACCTACCCCGAGGTCGGCTCGCCGTGCGACAACGCCGCCTTCGTGGACAACCCGGCCCCGTTCGTCGCCGAGGCGCCGGGCCCGGACGCCGAGT